GGGATACACGTTCGGCACGGGAACGGTGAAGATACTATGGGTCATAGGCCTTATTGGACCGACCCACGAGTCGCTATGGAGCAGGTATGCGCTGCAGTTGAACGGGCAAAAGCATTGCATCATACACGACCGACAAGGCTCTTTTTGTGCACTGACAGTCCCAGCGTCGCTGATCACCTTTCGGCTGTCTATTCTGAGCTCTTCAGCATTCCCAAACGCTTCCGAGCGAACGATGCTGGCCCGCTGCACACTGCAGATCTTGGAGTCGAGGGCGGATTCGCTGCTCTCGTGGAAATGTACCTCCTGGCCTACTGCCATACCGTTATCCGATTTCCGTCGACAAGTGCTTTCTCGCGCTACGCAAGCCTAGTCGTCCCCCAAGTAATCGAATTTAGCTTGGACGATCCAAGCCACTTGATCTTAGCCGAAAGGTCATCCGCCGAGCACGCGCCAGATGCGCGCTCTCTCGCCGGTCCTCACGAGCGGCGGCCAGCGAAGCCGGCCTTTTGATGCTTGCCACAGGACGTCAAGCCCCACCAGCGCCAAGAAAGGCTTAAATGAGCCTAGCACTTACTTCAGCAGTCACCAGGTACAACGCCTCGGTGCCATATCTGGACATCGGTTCGAAGCCATCCAATGGACTCCGCGCGAAGCGAGGGTGCGACACTGCTGTCGTAATGTCTCACCGACCTATGCCGTTCTCCGACGGAGCCGGCTCGGTTCGTATCCCAAGCACCTTGTTTGGTGAAGGCGAGTGCTGCGGATGAAGGTGCGGCGGGAGTAGATTTCTCAAATGAGTTACCGATGCCCATACCTGGAGATAAGGTGGTCACACATTGTGCTGGACCTCTCTATGCACACGAGGGAAGGGCGCCGAGCTCACCTCGCGCGGGTTGATGCCGGATGCAGGCCTCCCAGGATCGTTAATTCAGGCCCCAACGTACTTGGTATTCCTTGCTGCTTTCACCACACAGCGCCTTGCCAACTTCTCCACGGCTGAGAGATGGTGGAGCCAGGGCGCGCCGCCACACTTCCCCGGAATATGAGCACTAGCGCCATAGTAGGTTGACCACGCCGGACGATATGTCAGAGGGACAGGCTTCGGCCGTTGCTGGAAGTCGGTAGGCCCCTGAGGCATTTGGGAGCATTTGTGAATATGGCTGAGCGCGTCGCTCTCATCACCGGCGTAACCGGGCAAGACGGGGCTTATCTCGCCGACTATCTACTGTCGCTCGGCTATGTTGTGCACGGCATCAAGCGCCGCTCGTCCTCGTTCAACACAGCGCGCGTCGATCACCTTTACCAGGATCCGCATGTCGGCAAGGTCCCGTTCCTGATGCATTACGGCGACATGACGGATTCGACCAATCTGATCCGCCTGATACAGCAAATCCGGCCGACTGAGATCTACAATCTCGCCGCCCAAAGCCATGTTGCCGTCAGCTTCGAGAGCCCGGAATATACCGCTAATGCGGACGCAATCGGGGTGCTGCGCCTCCTGGAAGCAGTCCGCATTCTTGGAATGGAGAGGCACACGCGGTTCTATCAGGCTTCGACCTCGGAGCTTTATGGCCTGGTGCAGGAGATTCCGCAGAAGGAGACGACCGCATTCTATCCACGCTCGCCTTATGGCGTCGCAAAGCTGTATGGCTACTGGATTACGGTAAACTACCGCGAAGCCTATGGCATGTTCGCCTCCAACGGTATTCTGTTCAACCATGAGAGCCCGATCCGTGGCGAGACCTTCGTGACCCGCAAGATCACGCGTGCCGTCGCGCGCATCGAGGTCGGCCTGGAAGATGCGCTCTATCTTGGCAATCTCGAAGCCAAGCGGGATTGGGGCCATGCCCGCGACTATGTGGCGGGCATGCATTTGATCCTGCAGGCCGATAAGCCAGACGACTTCGTGCTTGCCACCGGAGAGATGCATTCCGTGCGGGAGATGGTCGAGCTGGCCTTCGCGCAGGTCGGCCGCCGCATCGAATGGCGGGGCGTGGGCGTCGAGGAAACCGGCCTCGACGCTAGAAGCGGCAAGACCGTGGTCCGCATCGATCCGACCTATTTTCGCCCCACCGAGGTTGATCTTTTGGTCGGCGATGCCAGCAAGGCGCGCACCAAGCTCGGGTGGAAGCCAAAGCGGAGCTTTGTCCAACTGGTTCAGGAAATGATGGCGAGTGATCTGGCCGAAGCAAAACGGGACGCCGACAATGGCAGCCACTTCCTTTGAGCTGAAGGTCACACGCGTCTACGTCGCCGGTCATCGCGGCATGGTCGGCAGCGTGCTGGCGCGCCGGCTCGCGCAGGAGGAGGTTGAACTTGTGACTGTCGACCGGCACGGTCGACCTCTGCAACCAGGCCGCCGTATTCGACTGGTTCGCAAAGAAGACGCCGCAAGTCGTTTTTCCTTGCCGCGGCCAAAGTCAGCGGTATCCTCGCCAACAATACGCGGCGCGCTGAGTTCATCTACGATAATATTGCCATCGCGCCGAACGTGACCCATGGCGCGCATCTGAATAGCGCCGAGAAGCTGATGTTTCTTGGCTCCTCCTGCATCTATCCGAAGCTGGCGCCACAGCCGCTTCGCGAGGACTCACAGGCCAGCTGGAGCCGACCAATGAGCCCTACGCCATGCAAAGATCGCCGGGATCAAGATGGCCGAGGCCTATCGCAGCCAGTATGGCAGCGACTTCGTCAGTGTAATGCCGACTACTCTGTACGGCCTTGGCAACAATTGTCATCCAGAATACAGCCACGTCGTAGCCGCGCTGATCCGGCGCTTTCACGAAGCGACGCTTGCCGGCGCGAAAAACGTTGTGGTCAGGGACACCGGCTTGCCACGCGCAAATTCCTTTATGTCGACGACATGGCGAATGCCTGCCTCCGTTTGATGAAGCGCTATTCTGAGTCCGAGCTCGTCAATATCGGGAGCGGCGAGGACATCATCATCGCCGAGTTCTCCCGCCTCGTCGCCGAGGTCATCGGTTATCGAGGCGAGATCAGCTTCGACACCTCGCGTCCCGGCGGCATGCCACGCAAGCTGCTCGATCTCCGCCGCCTTGACAAGCTCGGCTAGCGGGCGACGACGTCGCTTCGCGACGGCTTGATGCGCGCCTATGAATCCTATCAGGCGTTCACTCGGCTCCCGCCGCAAACCTAGATACGATTACCACAAGCAGGAGTTAGCCGCAGGGAGCAGGAACGACATGCCACACGAGG
The window above is part of the Bradyrhizobium guangdongense genome. Proteins encoded here:
- the gmd gene encoding GDP-mannose 4,6-dehydratase, translated to MAERVALITGVTGQDGAYLADYLLSLGYVVHGIKRRSSSFNTARVDHLYQDPHVGKVPFLMHYGDMTDSTNLIRLIQQIRPTEIYNLAAQSHVAVSFESPEYTANADAIGVLRLLEAVRILGMERHTRFYQASTSELYGLVQEIPQKETTAFYPRSPYGVAKLYGYWITVNYREAYGMFASNGILFNHESPIRGETFVTRKITRAVARIEVGLEDALYLGNLEAKRDWGHARDYVAGMHLILQADKPDDFVLATGEMHSVREMVELAFAQVGRRIEWRGVGVEETGLDARSGKTVVRIDPTYFRPTEVDLLVGDASKARTKLGWKPKRSFVQLVQEMMASDLAEAKRDADNGSHFL